TTTCCGAAACACTGCTCGGCTTTTCCGACACATGGTAACGCCGCGCCGCTGGTTTGAATCGCGTTTCCATCAAACGGTAACGACATAGCCGAGGGTGCACACGTCGTGCAGAGCGCGCGCAGTGCGCAGGCACTGCGCGCGCTCTGCACCGGCTATCCACGGGGACAGAGGAAATAAGGATTGCCAAATCGCGATCTTGCACAGACGATGAATCGTGAAATCGATCCTTTGCGATGAAGGATTGATCGTCAGATTTTCGTTCGGTCCTCGAAGGACCAGGAGACTCGCATGATGCTCAACCGCAGAGCGCTTGTCGGCGCCGTGCTTTCGACAGTCGCCCTGACGGCGGCAGGATGCGCCAACAAGGTTCAGGTCGAACCGATCGCAGTCGAAGGACCCGACGCCACTCAGCTCCTCGCCGAATCCGCTTCGCGCTCCGCTCGCGCACAGGAGGAGCTCGCTCGCATCCAGACGGCCCGAACGGCTCCGGTCCCGAAGCCGGTTCAGGAGAGCCTCGCCGGCGTGCCCGCCGATCTTCGTCGCACCACCACGATGGAATGGACGGGGCCGGGTGAAGAGGCCGCGCGCCGCATGGCCGGGCTCGTCGGCTGGGACTTCCGCGTCATCGGCAACCCGCCAGCCACCCCCGTGATCGTCAACGTCTCGATGCGCGACGTCGCCGCGGTGAAGATCATGGAAAACATCGGTCTGCAGACCCAGCCCTTCGGCCAGGTCGCGGCGATCGAATCCGAGCGCCGTATCGAGTTCCGCTATCTGAATGCCGGTGTCCGGCCGCAGCGCGGCGGCTCGGCCTGGAAGATGACCAAGTGAGGCATCAGTGAGCGTCCGCCTCATTCCGACCGTTCGCACCTTCCTGCTGACCTCCGCCGCGGCCTTCGCCCTGGCGGGCTGCGCTGCGACGCCCATCAAGGTCGCTCCCGATCCGTCCGCGGTGAACCCGGGCTATCAGGCCGGCAAGCTCGATATTCCGACCGAAGCGGTCCCGTCGCTGGAGGAGGTCGTCAACAAGGCGCCCTCCGGCCAGAAGACCGTCAAGGAAGGCGAGGACAAGCTGCGCGGCGGCGCCATGAAGGACGCTGCCCTGTCCTACGGTGCGCGCGCCGGTCTGGCGTGGGAGAGCCGCACGATCAATCGCATGCTGCAGGAGCAGTCGAACAAGATCGCGCGGACCTATGATTTCCAGCGCACGATGATCAAGGGCCCCGACAACGTCATGATCCTGCCCCCGGTCATCGCCGAGGCCAAGGAGGCGTGGGAGACCAGCGAGGCGGGGAAGACGCTGCGGGTGGCTGACACCGTCTACGAAATCGTCGAGCAGGCGCGCTTCACGGCGGTCCCTCCGATTTGGCAGTCCTACCTCGTTCGCGACTACCGCACCCCCGAGCCGCCGCCGGACAGCCTTCTGCCGCGCGACTCGACCGAGCGCGAGCAGTGGAAGCGCTGGGTCAGCGAAGGCTGGGCCATGGGCCAGAAGCAGGCCCGCGAGATCTTCCAGGCCGACCTGGAGCGGCTGGAGCGCGATTTCAACGGCATGGTCCGATACAAGTCGCTGCTGGAGCAGAACAAGGTCTCGGCACCGGTCGTCTCGGACGCCCGTCTGGGCACCACCGGAACCGGCCAGGACATGCGCGTCAACGATCGCGCCATCCGGATCACCCGCGATCCGAGCCTGAAGGTGGACGCACCGAAGGACTGGCAGGCGGCGCCCACGACACCGGGCCCTAACGGCACGACCACTGGCGCGACGCCGCCGAAGCCACAGGCGAAGCCGTCCGCGGAGCGCCCGAAGGCGCCGACACATCGGCCCTCCGCGAACCGGAGGGTATGGGACGGCCGTGCAGCGCCTTCCAAGCCCGCCGTCGCGCCTGTGAAGGCAGCGCCTGCGAAACCCGCTCCTGCGGTCCCGGAGACGTTCTGAGCGCCATGTCCCAGGAAGAGCTCATTGTCGAAGCCCCTGCTCCCGTTCCGCGTCGCGATGTTTTCGCGGGGCGGCACGACGGCAGCGTGCTGCCGGTCACCGGGCGCTTCACCCGCGACAGCTTCGACGAGCTCCTGATCTGGGCCGGCGAGCGCAAGGCGTCCGACATCACCTTCCAGACCAACGAGTTCGTGAAGGCTGAAATCGGCTCCGAGATCGTGCGGATCACGCAGCGTCCCCTGACCAACGACGAAATGGAGGACTTGGTCCGTTACGTCTACCAGACGCACGGCCCGGGCATGGTGCAGGCCGGCTACGATCTGGACCCCTCGCATGAGGTCCGTATCCACGGTCGTCAGATGCGCTACCGTGTCAACGTCACCGGCATCCGCATCCCGCAGTCGACCGGCTACCAGATCACGGTCCGTACTCTGCCGAGCCGGCCTATCCCGCTGGCCGACCTCAATGTCGAGCCGGAGATCATCCAGAACATGCGTCCGGCCCAAGGCATGGTGCTCGTCACCGGGCCGACCGGTTCGGGCAAGTCAACGCTTCTGTCCTCGCTCGTGGGCGACATCGTCTCGAAGCCGAATGCGAACGAGAAGGTTCTCGAATACTCCTCGCCCATCGAATACGTCTACGACGGCATCGTCGATCCATCGGCATCGGTCGCGCAGACCGAAGTCGGTCGCCATCTGCGTCCGCATGACGGCGACGGGGCGGACACGCAAGAGAGCCTCTACGCCTACGCCGTTCGCAACGCGCTGCGCCGCAAGCCAACGATCATTCTGATCGGCGAGGCTCGCGACAAGGCGACGATTGCAGGCTGCGTCGAAGCCGCTCTCACCGGGCACCTCGTCTATTCGACCACGCACGTCATCGGCGTTCCGGAGACGCTTCGGCGCCTGGTTCAGCCGTTCCCGGCGGAGGCCAAGCGCGCGGTCGGCTACGACATCATGCAATCGCTGCGCATGGTCGTCACCCAGCTGCTGTTCCCGCGTATCGGCGGCGGCCGCGTCGCCTGTCGCGAGTTCATGATCTTCGACAGCGCCACGCGAAACGCCTTCCTCGGGAAGGATCCCGACGACTGGCCGGCCCTGGCCCGCAAGATGATGCTCGGGAAGCGCGCCGTGTCACGGACGCTGTCGGAATCGACCTATCTCGCCTACCGCGAGGGGCTGCTTTCGCAGGAGCACTGGCATGCCCGTGTACGCGCCGATCGGGAGGCTGCTTGATGTTCACGAGCAACCGCAACATCGCGTGCGAAGCCTGTAACGACACGGGCTATCGCACGGTCCATTTCTCCTGCGGAACACCATGGCGGACCGACTGCGACTGCGTCGCCGGCCGCCTCGCGCGAGCAAGGCGTGCGCGCCCTGTTCGTTCTGGTGCCCCAGCAACACGGAGTTCGACGCCCATGCAGGTTTCTCCCTTCGTCGATCAAATCCGCAACGCGCTTCGGCGCGAGCCGTCGATCGTCAGGGTCCTCGAGGCTCAGGACAAGGCAACCATCGCCAGCTGCGTCGAGGCCGCCCTGAAAGGTCGGCTCCAAGGGCAGGGAGCACCCTGATGGCTCACTGGCGCGAAACATCGAAGCCCGCGCGCTTCTGGAAGGTCGACGCCCGCGCGGGCGTCTTCGTTCTTTTCACCCTGATCCACTTCCGGGTCTGGACGGTCACCCTGACCGCCGCCGTGCTCTTCCTGTTCTGGTTCCTTGAGCGGCGCGGAATGTCGCTCGGATCTGCCTTCCGGGCCCTGCGGGCCTGGCTCATCGGGGATCACCGCCCCGCCCTCGGCCGCTTCAAGGAACGCGGCCGCATCGATTTCCAACGTCGCCCGGACTGAGGGCTGAGAGAGGACACCATGGCCAAGAATCCCTTCCTCGTCGCCATCGACGACGGCTACGCCCAGATCAAGATCTTCGGCTCGCCGCTCGACGGCAGCGAGCCCATCCGCAAGGTCTTCCGCACCTCCGTTCGCTCGGGTCGTCATCGCATCGCTTCGATCGACGGCGGCGGCTTCGTCGACTGCTACCGCGCCGAAGAGGGTGACGAGTTCACCGTCTCGGAGGAGGTCGAGTCCGAGAACACGCAGTTCGACAGCTTCCACACCTCGACGATGAACCGAGTGCTGGCTCACCATGGCCTCGCGCTCGCCGGCTATCGCGATCGCAATGTCGAGCTGATCACCGGCCTGCCGGTTGCCGACTACTTCTCGCCGGACGGCGCGATTAACGAGGAGAAGATCAGCACGAAGACGGGCAACCTGCTGAAGGCGGTCACCTCGATCTCGCCCGAGACCAAACTCGCTCGCGTCGTCGGCGCTGATATCGGCTGCCAGGCGGTCGCGGCTCTCTTCGACTACGCGCTCGATGACAATCTGAAGCCGCGACCTGGCGTCGACATCAGCGGCCCGGTTGCGATCGTCGACATCGGCGGGCGCACCACCGACATCGCCGTTATCTCCGGCGGCAGCAAGATCGACACCAAGCGATCGGGCACCTCGAACCTCGGCGTGCTGGACGTCTACAAGGGGCTGGAGCAGGCGCTGCACAAGAAGTTCGGCTTCCGCGACACCCTGCCGATCAAGGATCTCGATCTGGCGATCCGCACGCACAAGATCCGCATGTGGAACAAGGTCGAGGAGATCGGAGACCTCGTGAAGGCGGCCGTGCGCGAGATCGAGACGCAGATCGAGCGTGAAGTCGAGCGCAAGCTGTCCTCGGCCGCGACGATGAACGCTGTCGTGTTCGTCGGCGGCGGCGCCGCGCTCTTCCCGAACGCGCCCAAGCAGCTTCGGAACGGCGTGACCGTGGAAGACCCCGAGTTCGCCAATGCGCGCGGCCTGTGGAAGTCCGCGCGCCTCCAGCAGCGCAAGCAGGGCCGCAACGCGGCCTGATCGAGAAGGCAGTCCCTTGACCAAGCGGACCATCAACCGGAAGGCCCAGCGCGTCAGCGTCTACTTCTGGCCCAATGTCGACGACGACAAGGCGGTCCTTGAGCTCGCCCAAGCCCTGTCGGCCGCCGGCAGGACCTCCGACATCATGCGCCAGGCCATCAAGCGTGGCCTGCGCGCCATGATCGAGGCAGGCGACATGCCGCCGAGCCTGGTCGATCGCCTCAGCCTCAAGCGCCGCCTCAACGCCCGCGAGAAGACGGACGGGATCACCATCGTCCCGCTCCCGGCGAGCTACATGCCGGTGGCACAGCCTCATCCGGCTGCCGCTCAGCCGGCTCCCGCGCCCTACGACGCCGTCTCGGTCGAGCCGACTTCGGAGCTCCCGCCCGAGCCTGCTTTCAACATGCTCGACAGCCTCGCGAACCTGATGCCGTCGAGCCGTGTCGAGCTCCCGCAGGACGCCGACACCTGATCTGTCTCGACGCCCTCCCGGACGTTGAGCCCCAGCACGAGATCCCCAGGAGAGACTGATGGCAGCCCGCAACGACCAAACCGGCGGAAGTCATACCGAAGCCACCGGCATCGTCGCGATAATCGTCATCTCAATGGTGCTGATCGGCATCTGGATGCTCGCCAAGCCCGCGATCATCTACCCGGCCTTCGCCATCAACTGGGTTCTGATCAAGATCATCCAGCTCACGATGGGGCTCGGCCAGACCGGGCAGAATATCCTCGCCTTCATCGAGGCGACGCTGAAGGGCAACCAGGATCCGTGGCTGATCAGCTTCTCCGACTTCTACACCTTCAAGTCCCTGATCGGCGAGCGCGCGAAATACATCGTCGCGGCCATCACCGGATCGCTGGCCATTCTGGTGATGTTCCGGATGAAGGGCGACGGGTTCAAGCGCAAGCTCAACCTGGTCTCGCTGGCGCAGGACAATGCCCGTCACTGGCGCACAGCGCTCTTTAGCGCGCGCTTCGATCCGAAGAAGCCTTGGACGGAGATGGCGCCTCAGCGCAAGCCCCACGACTGGCTCCTGGAGCGGAACATCGAGGTCGTCGACCGCAAGGTGAAGGATTACGCCAAAGCCGAGCAGGCCTTCATCGAGCAGCTGGGTCTTCCGTGGCAGGGCATCGACAACCTTCCTCTGTACATGCAGTGCCTGGTCGCGATCATCGGAGCCCACTTCCATCTGCGCGGCAGCTCAGAGGCCGAGAAGCTGCGCGGCGACATCACCTATGTCTACGTCACCAAGGAAGGAGAGCAGCGGGACGAGGCGCTGAAGCTGCTCATCGATCCCTATCTGAAGAACCCGAAGATCCGCGAGCTCGTGGCCGAGCACACCGCGAACCATGCCTGGACGTCAACCGCGCTGATCCACCTGCTTTTCAAGGCTCGCGACGGCGCCGGGGTGCTCGCGACGAGCGACTTCCTGTGGCTGAAGCCCATTGATCGCAGCCTCTATTACGTCCTGAACAATGTCGGACGCCGGAAATTCCACATCGAGGGCGCAGGCGCGATCTCGCATTACTGGCACGAGAATATCGCCCGAAAGCCGATCAGCGAGCCCAAGGTCGGCAAGGCTGTGGAGGGGATCAGCCACTACATGGGCGAACGAGGCGTGGATGAGCTCAAGGTTCCGGCCAAAAAGGAGTTGAACGCCCGCTCCTAGGGCGTCACCAAGGATAGATAGAGCGATCCTTGATATCGCATCGAATCGAATGGAGTTGCCGGTGTCCACTTCCCAGATCATCGAGCATGTTGCAGGCGAGCGCCTGACCATCATCGAGGCCGACGGCCTCCCGGCAGTGTTCTCGGTCGCCGGATCTGACGGCCAGTGGAGCGTGGTGAAAAGCAAGGCCGGGGCTGAGCAGACCGTGTTCAGCGGGCGCTCCGAGGCGGAGGCCGGCAAAACGCTCGATGGCATCGCGACCTTCCATGGTGCCTCAACTTCTCCTCAGCCTGCAGCGAACGCGCAGACCGCGGTCTCGGTCGCCCAGCCGCTGAAGGCTCCCCGCTTCCCTCTGAAGGCGTCTACGGCCCTGCCGTGGGCCGCCGTGGTGATCCTCGGCGGCGTCGTGCTGGCTGACCGCTTCGTGCCCCGGCAGCCGGTCGCCATTCCCGTCGCAGCGGCGCCGGAGGTCATGACGCAAGCCAGCGAGCCTCTGCAGCAACTCCCGAGCACCATTGCCCGGGTGAAGACCCCGGCGCCGACTATCCCCCCGCTGCCCGGTCAGACGGCCGCTGCACCCGCAGCCGAGAAGACTGCAGACCCTGCAAAGGCCGGGCCCGACGGAAAGGTCGATACCCAGACCATCGTCGACAGCGCCCGTAAGCTGGTCGCCGAGAAGGGCGCCGAGGGTGCGAGCGGCGAGATGCAGCAGCTCCAGGCCGTCCTCGACCTCCTGAACAGCAACGAGAAGCTCACCCCCGAGCTCATCCGCAACGTGCCCCACGACCTTGCGCAGAAGCTCAAGGAAGCCGGCGTCGTCGCGAGCCCCGAAGAGGCGGCCGCGGCAGCCAAGGCACGAGGCCAGAAGGAGCTTCGCATCGTCCGACTCGATGCCCTGACCCTCGATCGCATGCGGGACAAGGACGGCGTTTCGACCGTTCCTGAGGCCGGCACCTGGGCACTTACGAATAATTCCGTGGTCATCCCGCTGCCTGGCGGCGGCGATATCCGGCGGCCCGACGACCTTAAGACCTTCCACCTCGAACCGTGAGGCGATCGTGTTGTCTCCCCTTCAATTCCTCGTCTTCTTGTCGATGATCAGCATCGGCTTCGTGTCGGTCTCCTCGGCCCATGAATTCGGAAGCCTGATCCGCCTCGGGAAAATCGCCTCGCCGGAGGCCATGGTTCATTTGCTGATCGCCGCTGCAGGGTTGGCCTGCATCACGGGCGGCTGCCGGTGGTTCCTGAAGCGGCTGTGAGGGCAACTTCGTTTCTCCCTCTGCAAGCCCGTCCTGGAGCCTCCCAATGCCTTCGAGC
The Bosea sp. ANAM02 genome window above contains:
- a CDS encoding ATPase, T2SS/T4P/T4SS family, translated to MSQEELIVEAPAPVPRRDVFAGRHDGSVLPVTGRFTRDSFDELLIWAGERKASDITFQTNEFVKAEIGSEIVRITQRPLTNDEMEDLVRYVYQTHGPGMVQAGYDLDPSHEVRIHGRQMRYRVNVTGIRIPQSTGYQITVRTLPSRPIPLADLNVEPEIIQNMRPAQGMVLVTGPTGSGKSTLLSSLVGDIVSKPNANEKVLEYSSPIEYVYDGIVDPSASVAQTEVGRHLRPHDGDGADTQESLYAYAVRNALRRKPTIILIGEARDKATIAGCVEAALTGHLVYSTTHVIGVPETLRRLVQPFPAEAKRAVGYDIMQSLRMVVTQLLFPRIGGGRVACREFMIFDSATRNAFLGKDPDDWPALARKMMLGKRAVSRTLSESTYLAYREGLLSQEHWHARVRADREAA
- a CDS encoding type IV secretory system conjugative DNA transfer family protein — its product is MSVRLIPTVRTFLLTSAAAFALAGCAATPIKVAPDPSAVNPGYQAGKLDIPTEAVPSLEEVVNKAPSGQKTVKEGEDKLRGGAMKDAALSYGARAGLAWESRTINRMLQEQSNKIARTYDFQRTMIKGPDNVMILPPVIAEAKEAWETSEAGKTLRVADTVYEIVEQARFTAVPPIWQSYLVRDYRTPEPPPDSLLPRDSTEREQWKRWVSEGWAMGQKQAREIFQADLERLERDFNGMVRYKSLLEQNKVSAPVVSDARLGTTGTGQDMRVNDRAIRITRDPSLKVDAPKDWQAAPTTPGPNGTTTGATPPKPQAKPSAERPKAPTHRPSANRRVWDGRAAPSKPAVAPVKAAPAKPAPAVPETF
- a CDS encoding ParM/StbA family protein is translated as MAKNPFLVAIDDGYAQIKIFGSPLDGSEPIRKVFRTSVRSGRHRIASIDGGGFVDCYRAEEGDEFTVSEEVESENTQFDSFHTSTMNRVLAHHGLALAGYRDRNVELITGLPVADYFSPDGAINEEKISTKTGNLLKAVTSISPETKLARVVGADIGCQAVAALFDYALDDNLKPRPGVDISGPVAIVDIGGRTTDIAVISGGSKIDTKRSGTSNLGVLDVYKGLEQALHKKFGFRDTLPIKDLDLAIRTHKIRMWNKVEEIGDLVKAAVREIETQIEREVERKLSSAATMNAVVFVGGGAALFPNAPKQLRNGVTVEDPEFANARGLWKSARLQQRKQGRNAA
- the icmT gene encoding IcmT/TraK family protein, whose translation is MAHWRETSKPARFWKVDARAGVFVLFTLIHFRVWTVTLTAAVLFLFWFLERRGMSLGSAFRALRAWLIGDHRPALGRFKERGRIDFQRRPD
- a CDS encoding DotD/TraH family lipoprotein (Members of this family include DotD of type IVB secretion systems and TraH of plasmid conjugative plasmid systems, both lipoproteins.); this encodes MMLNRRALVGAVLSTVALTAAGCANKVQVEPIAVEGPDATQLLAESASRSARAQEELARIQTARTAPVPKPVQESLAGVPADLRRTTTMEWTGPGEEAARRMAGLVGWDFRVIGNPPATPVIVNVSMRDVAAVKIMENIGLQTQPFGQVAAIESERRIEFRYLNAGVRPQRGGSAWKMTK